One Drosophila virilis strain 15010-1051.87 chromosome 5, Dvir_AGI_RSII-ME, whole genome shotgun sequence DNA window includes the following coding sequences:
- the mbl gene encoding putative uncharacterized protein DDB_G0291608 isoform X9, whose amino-acid sequence MANVVNMNSLLNGKDSRWLQLEVCREFQRNKCSRQDTECKFAHPPANVEVQNGKVTACYDSIKATQLLDMDDYKGRCNRDKPPCKYFHPPQHLKDQLLINGRNHLALKNALMQQMGIAPGPPVISGQVPAVATNPYLTGIPANTYSPYYAGHLVPTLLGHDPTAVASQLGTVVPQTVQVAQQKIPRSDRLEMDVKTVGSFYYENFQFSGMVPFKRPAAEKSGIPVYQPGATTYQQLMQPYVPVSCEYLPQQQQQLQAISSAITTTTTTTAATAASNNNNNAVTVTAMTTNTNTNTNTNTNTNTTTPTTTTTATNHNINHDNQVLANDYEADHDQENNDTTATTATTQTNTTATTNTANDCNTTAQTITTTADTATANDTTATITNTATTTAIHDTTTSPTNGSSSPPPTETQALLGDPMTRANGDNNNYLSYLNNNLKSLNGDEPPNDAENSTSNSNNSSNNSSNNSSNTAATATVAVSGATVDADSISYIQTPPQRSYAPKQNGSSSDAYQRYHNGHSSGILPTPTTNSSSSSNSCPSVVSSVASSVQQFQRMSYAMPPYSYASLYSGYTNATPIVSMASNNMQNSYVQAQQQQQQQQQQQQVAQVQAQAQAQAQAQAQAQMAYAQQAYAAYAAGLSPAASYYADPAALAKEVAQKNYALKVANAAAGKPVSAASAAAYTGMTLNKSFGAAAATPQPVPQPHTQQQQPQPVSMATLLQMQVQAQAQAQAQAQAQAQAQAQAQAQAQAQAQLRQYGSLPNSGLSTPVAPGTPVRTASAAGYLSTGSAALLRAPSAAAPMQMAASQQQYAAAAAAAQGYFYPGMMTAAPTAAGAAGGGYAYAMPSSQAAAAAQQYAAAAAAAAAAQGGAQGSAMVLNPYKKMKTS is encoded by the exons GGACGCTGTAATCGTGATAAACCGccgtgcaaatattttcatcCACCACAGCATTTGAAGGATCAGCTGTTGATAAACGGACGCAATCATCTGGCCCTAAAGAATGCACTGATGCAACAAATGGGCATCGCGCCCGGCCCGCCGGTCATATCGGGCCAAGTGCCAGCCGTG GCTACAAATCCCTACTTGACTGGCATACCAGCCAACACATACAGTCCTTACTATGCCGGACACTTAGTGCCTACTTTGCTGGGACATGATCCGACGGCCGTTGCCTCACAGCTGGGTACGGTGGTGCCACAGACCGTTCAGGTGGCACAACAGAAAATTCCACGCTCCGACAGATTAGAG ATGGATGTTAAAACGGTTGGTTCATTTTACTATGAAAACTTC caattctCTGGCATGGTACCGTTCAAACGTCCAGCTGCCGAAAAGTCTGGCATTCCAGTGTATCAACCCGGTGCGACAACCTATCAACAATTAATGCAGCCCTACGTGCCAGTGTCATGTGAGTAtctcccacaacaacaacaacaactacaagcAATAAGTAGcgccataacaacaacaacaacaacaacagcagcaacagcagccagtaataataataataatgctgtaactgtaactgctATGactaccaataccaataccaatacaaataccaataccaatacaaatacaacaacaccaacaacaacaaccacagctaCTAATCATAATATTAATCATGATAATCAAGTGCTAGCTAACGATTATGAGGCGGATCATGATCAAGAAAATAAtgacacaacagcaacaacagctacaacacaaacaaacacaacagcaacaacaaacacagctAACGATTGTAATACAACAGCacaaacaattacaacaacagcagacaCTGCAACAGCTAATgatacaacagcaacaatcacaaacacagcaacaacaactgctatACATGACACAACCACATCCCCAACAAATGGTAGCTCTAGCCCCCCACCCACTGAGACACAAGCCCTTCTGGGCGATCCCATGACCCGCGCTAatggcgacaacaacaactatttgtcatatttaaataacaatcTGAAATCGTTGAATGGCGACGAGCCGCCCAACGATGCTGAAAAtagcaccagcaacagcaataacagcagcaacaacagcagcaacaacagcagcaacacagcagcaacagcaacagttgctgtcaGTGGTGCAACGGTCGATGCCGATTCCATTTCCTATATACAGACCCCGCCCCAGCGCAGCTATGCGCCCAAACagaatggcagcagcagtgaTGCCTATCAGCGCTATCATAATGGCCACAGCAGCGGCATTTTGCCCACGCCCAcgaccaacagcagcagcagcagcaacagttgccccTCTGTTGTGTCCTCAGTGGCATCTTCGGTACAACAATTTCAGCGTATGAGCTACGCAATGCCTCCATACAGCTATGCTAGTTTGTACAGCGGCTATAcaaatgccacgcccattgtTAGCATGGCCAGCAACAATATGCAGAATAGCTATGtgcaggcgcagcagcaacaacagcaacaacagcagcagcaacaggttGCTCAGGTGCAGGCTCAAGCTCAAGCTCAGGCTCAGGCTCAGGCTCAGGCCCAGATGGCCTATGCGCAACAGGCTTATGCCGCCTATGCAGCTGGTCTTAGTCCCGCGGCCAGCTATTATGCAGATCCTGCCGCTTTGGCCAAGGAGGTAGCCCAAAAGAACTATGCCCTAAAGGTGGCCAATGCTGCTGCCGGCAAGCCCGTCTCCGCTGCCTCCGCAGCCGCATACACAGGCATGACACTCAATAAGAGCTTTGGGGCCGCTGCGGCAACCCCCCAGCCGGTTCCACAACCgcacacacagcagcaacagccacagccggTGTCCATGGCCACGCTGCTGCAAATGCAGGTGCAGGCTCAAGCACAAGCTCAGGCCCAAGCCCAGGCTCAAGCCCAGGctcaggcccaggcccaggcacaGGCTCAAGCCCAGGCGCAGCTGCGTCAATATGGCTCCTTGCCCAACTCGGGTCTGTCCACGCCCGTGGCGCCCGGCACTCCGGTGCGTACAGCCAGCGCCGCCGGCTATTTGTCGACCGGCTCTGCCGCGCTACTGCGTGCACCCAGCGCAGCTGCACCCATGCAAATGGCTGCCAGCCAGCAGCAGTATgccgctgcagcggctgctgcccAAGGCTACTTCTATCCGGGCATGATGACCGCCGCACCCACAGCTGCCGGCGCCGCTGGCGGCGGCTATGCTTATGCTATGCCCAGCAGCCAAGCGGCGGCTGCAGCTCAGcaatatgcagcagcagcagctgctgctgcagctgcgcagGGTGGGGCTCAGGGCAGCGCCATGGTGCTGAATCCCTATAAGAAAATGAAGACCTCCTAA